One Miscanthus floridulus cultivar M001 chromosome 11, ASM1932011v1, whole genome shotgun sequence DNA window includes the following coding sequences:
- the LOC136493554 gene encoding FCS-Like Zinc finger 2-like, translated as MASAFFFDAEPVCELPILLPALDACALCAKPLGRDCDIFMYRGDTPFCSDECRGEQMQLDAIRARRAAARRQQQQQYSSRTESRHQESRKVSVAT; from the coding sequence ATGGCCTCCGccttcttcttcgacgccgagccGGTGTGCGAGCTCCCCATCCTGCTGCCCGCGCTGGACGCCTGCGCGCTCTGCGCCAAGCCGCTGGGACGCGACTGCGACATCTTCATGTACAGAGGGGACACGCCCTTCTGCAGCGACGAGTGCCGCGGCGAGCAGATGCAGCTCGACGCCATCCGCGCCAGGCGGGCCGCCGCacggaggcagcagcagcagcagtactcCTCCAGAACGGAGTCCAGGCACCAGGAGTCCAGAAAGGTGTCTGTGGCGACATGA